The DNA region TAAAAGGGATAAACCCTAACCATGTTGCCACGGTATTTGTGGACACCCTGGAAGACAAGTTGGCTCTTAGGAATCAGATTATTGAAGCTTATGATGGAGAAGTAAATGCCCGTCTTTTGTCAAGAAGGCTAAGCGACTTTGATGGGAAGGTGTATTGGCATCAGTTGGTTCCAGAGCTTGATAAATATAGAGACGATATAACAGATAGTATTAAAGAGCATATCGGCGAGCGTTATGGTTATGGTACATTAATTAAGTTTGCTATAACGCGCCCAAGTGTTGACCCTAGAGATTGGATATGCTCAGAGATTTCACAACATGGGATTGTAAATGCTGTTCCAAGGTCGGTGATTGAAAGTTTTTTGCCTGACCCTTTTGTGAAACTTGTATTGGATGGCAAAATCTTGAAACCTTCTGAAGAGATTCAACTCCCATTCTGGACTTTTAAGGCAGAGATTTTATGAAGCGAAATGTTTTAAGGCGAATAGAGTATGAAGAAGAGACTGAAGGACAACAGGAGAATTACTTTCACCCTGTAACGGGAGAGCCTTTATATGTCCAAAGGACTTTCACATACAAGAGTCTTCCAACCATCAGGAAATTTCATGCTTGTCCTGAGAGCATAAGAGCAATTGTTGGTCCTGTTGGAAGTGGCAAGACAGCTGCGGCGACTATCGAGGTCGGTTATCGTATCCCGATGATGTTATGGAATAGGTACGGAATCAACAAAACAAGGGGTATTATCTTAAGAAATACATATCCCATGTTGATAGATTCAACACAGAAAACTTTCTTTGAATGGTTCCCGCCTAGTATCTATGGCACATATAATAAGAACGAAAAAATTTATGTGATGCAGTACACAACTATGGATGCCAAGCAAGAACCCGTTACGTTAGAGATTGAAGTCCTGTTTAGAAGTTGCGATAGTCCTGAAGATGTTGAGAAATTTAGAGGCTATGAATTAACGTGGTATCTGATTGATGAGGCAGATGAAGTCCACATTGATATTAAGAATATGTTGAAGCAAAGGATTGGTCGTTGTCCTAGCATGAAAGTTTGGTATTCTAGATTAAAGAAACGCTTCCACCATTTGCAGGGTTTGACGAACCTAGAAATTCAGCATTACTTAGAAGAGGAACCGGAACGTTATCAAATGAAATTTGGGGTAGAGATTTCCAACCCCCCTAGCACAGAGTCGAACCTGTATTGGGTTTTTAATTGGCAAACTCCTGTCCCTGGCCCTAAACCTGAGAGGAAACCACTGAAGGGACATGCGGGATTTTGGCAACCTGAAAGGGAGAACGAAGAGAATCTTATCCCTGGCTATTATGATAGAATGGCTGAAGCATATGCTTATGCACCTGATTGGGTTGCGAGATATATTAAGGGGCAACCTGGGGTAAGGCTCAAAGGGAAGTTAGTTTATAATAACTTTAGCAGGAAGGTTCACGAAGCAGTAAACAAGTTAGTCTGGAACGGGGAAATTCTTTATCGTGGCTGGGACAATACGGGTCTCCATCCTGGGGCAATTATAGTCCAGTCTCCGACAGCAAGGCAAGTTCAAGTTATGAGAGAGTTTTGGGGCGAGCGAGAAAATGTGGCTTCGTTTGCTAAAAGAGTGATAGCAGAGTGTAACAAACTCTACCCTAACGCGGAGTGGATAGAATATGCAGACCCAGCTGGCTGGGCACAATTTAGTAAGAAAGGCGGGGGATTAACCTCTAACTCAGAGATGATGATGGAGGAATGTCCTGGCTTAGTCCTTGAGAAGTCTGAGCAGAATTTTAAAGCAAGGGTAAACGCAGTTGACGAGCAGATGATGGAAATGGTGGCGGGCGGGGAACCTGCTTTTATGGTTGACCCCGATTGTGTTGGCATTATTAACGGTTTCTTAGGCGGTTATTTCTACCCAAGGATAACTAGCAGTGCAGCAGGGGAAGAGATTTATTCGGAGAATCCTGTGAAGAACAAATATGCTGATCTCCATGATGCTTTGCAGTATGTCCTTGTGAAGATAAGGGGCGCCTCTCCTAAAGGGGGAGGAAAGGCAAATAAACTTGGGCGACCTAACGATCCACTTTTGATTTGTTAAGGAGGCAGAGAGATGAAGAAAATTTTGGCAATCACAGCTTTGGTGTTTTTTCTATTCACCCCTATGGCGATGGCAGCAGTAGACCATTGGGAGAATGCTCACAATGCAACGGGGGTATCTGAAGCGGCAGTTAAGGTTATTAAGAAAATTCCCCTTGGCCCTTACGATCTTATCATCGCAACTTTTGATCCTGTAACCACGATAGCAGGAAGTGGATGCACAGTAGAAGGGGGGACGACATGTTTTAAGGCGGGTAGCGCGGCCTTCTATACCCAAGGCGGCGTAACTCTTATGCCTTCTCAGTTCAAAGTGAATGAAGTATTGGCATATTGGTTTGCTGATGGCCCTATGCCTGTTTCTACTCATGGCACGACTGGTGTTACAGGGGTGTGGGCTTATGAGTGGGTGCCCAATGCTGGTTCTGGCGTTACGATATGGAAGATAAGAGTGATGCAGGCAGGAACATCGGGATTTGCGACATCCGAATTGGCGACTACCAGTGGCAACTCTATATATGTCGGGAAGGCAAAGATTTTTCCACGATATGCAAATTATTATGGAATAAACACAGCCTCGACTGGCACGACAGTCACTTCTTCTACAACCTTTGTTGCGACCAAGCAGATGGGATGGTCGGCAGGTGTAACTCCGTATATATTTATTATTGGCAAGAAGTAAGTCTCATAGTATCTTAGGATAGGAGAACATAGCTATGACTGTCGAGAGAGATTCTCAGACTAATCCTGGCATTCAGACCTTCCTTGGTTGGGTCGGGGATAGCTATGAGGCGTTTGCTGATAATAGGGCTGATCAATGGCGCGATCAAGAAATGTATGACGGGGTGCAATGGACGCCAGATCAGGTTCAACAGCTAAAGGATGTTCTTGGAGTATATGCCTTAACGATTAATAAAACATTCCCCACGGTTAATATGCTTCTTGGCATGCAGATGGCATC from Syntrophorhabdaceae bacterium includes:
- a CDS encoding DEAD/DEAH box helicase family protein produces the protein MKRNVLRRIEYEEETEGQQENYFHPVTGEPLYVQRTFTYKSLPTIRKFHACPESIRAIVGPVGSGKTAAATIEVGYRIPMMLWNRYGINKTRGIILRNTYPMLIDSTQKTFFEWFPPSIYGTYNKNEKIYVMQYTTMDAKQEPVTLEIEVLFRSCDSPEDVEKFRGYELTWYLIDEADEVHIDIKNMLKQRIGRCPSMKVWYSRLKKRFHHLQGLTNLEIQHYLEEEPERYQMKFGVEISNPPSTESNLYWVFNWQTPVPGPKPERKPLKGHAGFWQPERENEENLIPGYYDRMAEAYAYAPDWVARYIKGQPGVRLKGKLVYNNFSRKVHEAVNKLVWNGEILYRGWDNTGLHPGAIIVQSPTARQVQVMREFWGERENVASFAKRVIAECNKLYPNAEWIEYADPAGWAQFSKKGGGLTSNSEMMMEECPGLVLEKSEQNFKARVNAVDEQMMEMVAGGEPAFMVDPDCVGIINGFLGGYFYPRITSSAAGEEIYSENPVKNKYADLHDALQYVLVKIRGASPKGGGKANKLGRPNDPLLIC